CGCTCACCACCACGAGCCGATTTACCACAAACATACCCGCGTCACCGATGCCAAAACCCTTGAGCTGGTGAAACAGGCGGCGGGCCTGCTGCAGCTGGATATTACCGCTCGCCTGTCCATGAGCCTGAACAACACGCCGCTGCAGGGGGCGCATATCAACGTCGTGAGCGGCAACTTCATCATTGCCCAGCCGCTTGGCGTGGACGATGGCGTGGATTACTGTCACAGCGGCCGTATTCGTCGTATTGATGAAGAAGCCATTCATCGCCAGCTGGACAGCGGTGCCATCGTGCTGATGGGCCCGGTCGCTGTCTCTGTAACGGGCGAAAGCTTTAACCTGACGTCTGAAGAGATCGCCACGCAGTTGGCGATCAAGCTGAAGGCGGAAAAAATGATTGGGTTCTGCTCCTCCCAGGGCGTGGTGAACGATGAAGGAACAATCGTGCCGGAACTCTTCCCGAACGAAGCCCAGGCCCGCGTGGAGGCGCTGGAAGCCGAAGGCGATTACCACTCCGGCACCGTCCGCTTCCTGCGTGGCGCCGTGAAGGCCTGCCGCAGCGGCGTGCGCCGCAGCCACCTGATCAGCTATCAGGAAGACGGGGCATTGCTGCAGGAGCTGTTCTCCCGCGACGGTATTGGTACACAGATTGTGATGGAGAGTGCGGAGCAGATCCGCCGCGCCACCATCAACGATATCGGCGGCATTCTGGAACTGATCCGCCCGCTGGAACAGCAGGGTATTCTGGTGCGTCGCTCACGCGAACAGCTGGAGATGGAGATCGACAAATTCACCATTATTCAGCGCGATAACCTGACCATCGCCTGCGCCGCGCTCTATCCGTTCCCGGAAGAGAAGATCGGTGAAA
The Enterobacter pseudoroggenkampii genome window above contains:
- the argA gene encoding amino-acid N-acetyltransferase → MVKERRTELVQGFRHSVPYINAHRGKTFVIMLGGEAIEHENFSSIVNDIGLLHSLGIRLVVVYGARPQIDANLAAHHHEPIYHKHTRVTDAKTLELVKQAAGLLQLDITARLSMSLNNTPLQGAHINVVSGNFIIAQPLGVDDGVDYCHSGRIRRIDEEAIHRQLDSGAIVLMGPVAVSVTGESFNLTSEEIATQLAIKLKAEKMIGFCSSQGVVNDEGTIVPELFPNEAQARVEALEAEGDYHSGTVRFLRGAVKACRSGVRRSHLISYQEDGALLQELFSRDGIGTQIVMESAEQIRRATINDIGGILELIRPLEQQGILVRRSREQLEMEIDKFTIIQRDNLTIACAALYPFPEEKIGEMACVAVHPDYRSSSRGEMLLERVAAQARQMGLSKLFVLTTRSIHWFQERGFTPVDIDSLPETKKEMYNYQRRSKVLMADLG